The Acidisarcina polymorpha genome includes the window CCTTCCAAGCGAATTGCGTTGACGACAGTTCACCAGCTGCATCCAGCCGTTCATGCACAGGGCGGCTTTGCCAGTACCGATACTCGTCGGCCTTCATCTCGTCGAAACTGGTATAGCGGCGGATGGTCTTGTCCATGCCCGTTTGTAGCACCCGGAGAGACGCTTTTCAACGTTTCATTTCGGGACTGGATTTTGGGACGCGCAACCCCCTGATTTCAACGGGTCCGCAAAACGTCCCGAAACTTACCCTTTGCGGGACACGCCAAAGGGTGGCCTACTGGCGTTTTGCGCGGCACTTTGGCGTAATACACTTCCGCTGTGAAACAAAGACAAGTTATTCCGCCTTACGATTCTTGGATCACCATCAACCCGGCGAAGCCTTGACTATGGACCCTCAGCTTAATGCCGAATGGCAACGGCTTAAGCCGGTGCTGCGACAGTTTCCTTTCTCGAGTACTGGCAGCACTTTAATTGGTTCTGTCGCAATAAGGATGCATGAACGATGAAAGGCCAATAGGATTGGGTTGCTTATGCTGCCAAGGAGTAGAACTGCTGTGCAGGGATTTGTCCGCTACGGCCAGTTTTCATTTGTCCTTTGCTGATCATGCGCATGAGTTCAATGCCGGAAAGAAGGATGCGAGCGCAGCGAACATCCTTGAAGCCGAGCATCGGTCTGGTTCGACGTTTCACCCCACGATGGTCTTGCTCAACGATGTTGTTTAGATACTTGGCCTGGCGCACGAGGATCTGCTTCCCTCGTTCGGCGTTGATGGTTTCCAAAGCCGCCACATTCGAGCCACTCTTATCGATGGTTACTTTTTCTGGTGCGCCATTCCGTTCGATCGCCTGTTCAAAGAACGTGCGTGCCGCGGCCTTGTCGCGATGCGCCCGCAGCAAGAAATCGACGGTCTTGCCTGCCTTATCGACGGCGCGGTATAGATACTTCCACTCGCCCTTCACCTTGATGTAGGTCTCGTCCATCCGCCAACTCCTCCCCACCTTGCGCTTGACGCGCCTGAACGCCTTCTCCAGGACTGGCAACAATTTGATCGCCCAACGGTGCACGGTCGAGTGATCGACAGAAGTCCCACGCTCGGCCATCATTTCCTCCAGATGCCGGAGGCTCAACGGATACGCACTATACCAGCGAACACAAAGCAGAATCACATCCAGTGGATAATGCAACCGCTTTAATACCTTTGCCACCATCGGATTCCATCGTCTGCTTCATGGCTCTTCAACACCTCTCCGTCCGTCCAAAGAATAACAAGTCGCCTTATTGCGACAGAACCCTTCAATTGACGAATCAGACTTTGTGCTTGCTCGATCGAACGCTCGAAAAGAGACGATCTTCCCAGGCTGACCGTTATCCCGAAGCGTAAAATCCCGTTGGGTAAGGCCTGTCACCGGTCGGCCTGAACTATCTCGTGCTTCGACGTCAAGCCGAATCATGCCTTGGGTCGAGTCAGGTGCCGGTCCGCGTTCAAGCTCGAGCAGGTCAATGACTCGTGGCGACTCAGTTTGCTGCGCAGCTCCTGGGGTATGCGCACTTAAGAGAAACACCCCACAGATGAGCAACCGCCATTTCAACGGGATGACCATTCCTGGCATTTACCAAGGTATTGCGATATCCAGCCTGAGCTATTTTACTCTGCTTTCTCCTCAACCCTGAGCGTCGCGGGGGCAGTAAGGAAGTAGCGGCTACCATCCCTCGAAAGGGAAATTCTTGTTGAATCGCGATGCATGACAGGCTGTAGGCGATTGTAGTGTCGGCTTCCTCAAACAGGGGTAGCAAAAACTCATAGTGGACCCGTCGTCGAGCTTTCTCCGTACCGCCTTCGATTTCGTCCTTGTTCATGAATCACTTCTTAGGGGACTTTTGTGTCAAGGCTGCTCTCGGACTTTCGATTCCGCGCGGATACCCTACGCAGCAACTGCATTCGTTTATGTCTTTCTCTTGAACGTCATTCTCTCTCGGGAAAGCACTCTACTCGGCCGCAGCAAATCCTTTGTCGGTGACCGCATAGGTCCAGCTCTGATTGCCGGCAGATACCCATCGTCCCTCATGCACCCTTGGACGCTTCACGGCGCTGGAAATGCTGGTGTGTGCTTCTTTGTGGAAACTCCCGGATGTATTTTGATTCTTAGTCCGAGCAGTCTGCACGCCTCGTGCAAGTCAACATCATCTGGTCGGATTTCAACAGATGCTCTCCGAGAGTTGATCCGAAACGGTTCAAAAAAGAGCCCAGTTCTCGAGATCATGTCCATAGCGAGAGCGATAATAAATGCCGTCGAATCCAGTCTCATACACCTTCAGCGAGGCCAGCTGGGTGAGGCGACGCGGTTCCCCTTGCTGAAGCACGGAGTCGTCAAGATCTTGGAGACCTAATGCAATGCAGTCTCTCGCCAGAACCTGACGTAGATGGCTGACCCAGCTGGCGCCATAGAGATCAGCATAGGCCCCCGTCACTGCCGCCTCACCCATCACGCGGGGCTCGTACCAATCGCTTGGTACGGTACCCAAAGGTACATGGTCGTCTTCTCCTGCAATTGCTTGCAGTTCGGCGATCAGGGTGAGATCTGGTCGAAATCGCGCAAGCGTTTCAACGAAGCAGGCGACTCGCTGTGTGGCAGCGTAGAGAACGCGATAGTTCCCTCTCGGATCATCGAAGCGATTTCCAAAAGTCCCGTCGAGCTGGGCACGGGACCAATCAGGCGGATCCCAGGGATCTGGTTTTCGCCCAAGCCGAAAGAGCGGTGTAATGGGCGTTTTCGTATCCAACATCCAGCTATGCTCCAGCAATAAACGCTCTGGCAGCTCCCAGAATCTTAGGTGCGATCTCGTCCAAATTACCTTCCTTCAAGAGACGTAGGGGAACTCTGTCTCCCAACTCAGGATTGACTCCCGTCAACCATGCCTGAACGACCCGAGGTGAATCGTGTTCGATTAATGTCCGCGCTACTTGGTACGCGAAGCGAAGGCGAGCTTCTACATCTCCGTACGGCTCAACTCCAGCTATCCAACGGTCGAGCGCTCGAACATCTTTCACCCCCGCTATATAGGCCGTGAGCTTGCGCCCGATCATATCAATAAGGCGCTTAACGATCTCCTGCCACTGGAGTGTTAGAGCTTCACGATGAGCAGCAAGATCCGGTCTCGGAAGGGCAACGGCAGTCGCCATGATGAGTTTCCTCCTCTTACCTCAGCATACACACAATGCCGAAACACTTACTAGCAAACTCCGCACAAATACCGCTACTTTACCATCCTGCTGTATCTACCACACTATAGATCCAAGTACGGCATTTTCAGTCGTTCGCGCTGGAGGATCTAAACAGTCACGCTATGTCGAGGCCGATCGCGTCGTTGACGGCATGGGCAAGGGCCTGTTCGGTGCCGAGATAGCGCTCCGTGGTTTGGATGGAGGCATGGCCAAGCAGCAGCTGGATCTGTTCGAGCTCCCCGCCCGCCTTTCTGCAGAGTTTCGCGCAGGTGCGACGCAGGTCGTGGGGCGCGAGCTTCCCCAGACCGCTCGTCTTGGCATAGCGCATCACCAGGCGCCAGACCGCCTTTTCGTCCCGGATCTCCTCGCCGGCAAGGACCCCCGCCTTGGTGACCGGCCGGAAGAGCCGGCCTTGGCTGATCCCGGAAGCGCAAAGCCAGGCGTCGATGCGGCTCTTCACCCCGGCCGGCACGGTCACGGTCCGGACCCGGCCACCCTTCCCTGCCATGTCGGGTAGCACCCAGCGACCCTCCCGCTGCTGGAGGTCTTCTATATTGATCCGGAGCAGCTCCGCCCGGCGCAGCCCGCAGCCGAGCAGCAGGGCGAGGACCGCCCGGTCGCGAATCCCGGGCAGGGTCTTCGGGCTGGGGGCGTTGAGGAGATCGTTGGCCTGCTCCTTCATCAGCCAGTTCCCTGCCCGGTTGCCGCGCTTCTCAATCCCGGGCACACGCTCGATGGCCGCGGCCGCGCCGGGTCGAGCAGCTGGTTGTCGGCCATCTCGCGGGCGAGCTTGCGGATTGGTGAGAGCCGGAGGTTGACGGTCGAGGCGGAGAGCCCCTGGTCGAGGAGTGAGGACCGGTACTGCTGAACCAAAGCTTTTGTAAAGGCCCGGCCGGCCCCGGAGAGCCTGATCCAGGTGAAAAAAGCCTTGAGACCGGTCTTGTAGGAGCGCCGCGAGTGCTCCGAGGTCACCCCGTTGACCACCAGGTCGATCAGGAATGCCTCCGAGGGCCGGTTCCCTGCCGGTTGGAGCTCGATCTCGAGTTCGGCGGTCATTGGAAAGAGAATAGCACGATAACTGGGATTATCGGGTGCTATAGTTGTCGCTAATTCATATTGCCGTGCGGATTCCGTGCGCACTCATGAAGTATCATGGTTCTCAGCTGAAGAGCGGCTAATTCCCTCTTCCTCAATCGCTTATGCCCTTCCCGCGCAGCTGGCTCCCGCGAATCCGCTCGATCGTCGCAGCAGTCGAAGACTGGCCCGCAGAGCACTTGGACCGTGAGGCGATTGCTCAAGTCTTCGCTCTCAAGCGCCGCGCCGCCCTCTCGCTGATGAAAGAGATTGGCCCCATTCGGCTCCGTACCGGTCGTTGGATCCTGCCACGCGAGAAGCTCATCGCCTTCCTCCAAGCCCAGGCGAAGGAGGCGGAGGTCGAGCTGGCCCGCAAAGAACGCTTTACCCAGTCCTTGCTCGCTGCCGACGCTTCCCTGCTCCGCCGTCCGAGCATTTTGCTCGCGCCACGGACGCTGTCTTCTGAGCAACGGGAGGCCTACGCGGTCGGGTTGCCGGAAAGCGTGACCCTCGAGCTCGGTTCCCCAAACCGGCTCGTCGTTGAGTTCGCCACCATCGAGGAGCTCGCCGAACGCCTGCTCGCAACCGGGATCGCCCTCAACAACCGGTTTTCCGTCTACCAGGATCTGTTCGCAC containing:
- a CDS encoding tyrosine-type recombinase/integrase, coding for MKEQANDLLNAPSPKTLPGIRDRAVLALLLGCGLRRAELLRINIEDLQQREGRWVLPDMAGKGGRVRTVTVPAGVKSRIDAWLCASGISQGRLFRPVTKAGVLAGEEIRDEKAVWRLVMRYAKTSGLGKLAPHDLRRTCAKLCRKAGGELEQIQLLLGHASIQTTERYLGTEQALAHAVNDAIGLDIA
- a CDS encoding RES family NAD+ phosphorylase → MLDTKTPITPLFRLGRKPDPWDPPDWSRAQLDGTFGNRFDDPRGNYRVLYAATQRVACFVETLARFRPDLTLIAELQAIAGEDDHVPLGTVPSDWYEPRVMGEAAVTGAYADLYGASWVSHLRQVLARDCIALGLQDLDDSVLQQGEPRRLTQLASLKVYETGFDGIYYRSRYGHDLENWALF
- a CDS encoding DUF2384 domain-containing protein, whose translation is MATAVALPRPDLAAHREALTLQWQEIVKRLIDMIGRKLTAYIAGVKDVRALDRWIAGVEPYGDVEARLRFAYQVARTLIEHDSPRVVQAWLTGVNPELGDRVPLRLLKEGNLDEIAPKILGAARAFIAGA
- a CDS encoding site-specific integrase gives rise to the protein MRTESARQYELATTIAPDNPSYRAILFPMTAELEIELQPAGNRPSEAFLIDLVVNGVTSEHSRRSYKTGLKAFFTWIRLSGAGRAFTKALVQQYRSSLLDQGLSASTVNLRLSPIRKLAREMADNQLLDPARPRPSSVCPGLRSAATGQGTG
- a CDS encoding IS6 family transposase; this translates as MVAKVLKRLHYPLDVILLCVRWYSAYPLSLRHLEEMMAERGTSVDHSTVHRWAIKLLPVLEKAFRRVKRKVGRSWRMDETYIKVKGEWKYLYRAVDKAGKTVDFLLRAHRDKAAARTFFEQAIERNGAPEKVTIDKSGSNVAALETINAERGKQILVRQAKYLNNIVEQDHRGVKRRTRPMLGFKDVRCARILLSGIELMRMISKGQMKTGRSGQIPAQQFYSLAA